In Lujinxingia sediminis, the sequence TGCGCGCTGGGAGGGGGGCTCGTTACGCGGGCAGATGGTGGAGCGCGCGCGCGCGCGGGGGGCGTTCAGTCCGAAGGGCGTCGTGCTGGAGCGGAGCTGGGCGAACTTCGGTCCGGCCGGTCGGCTCAGTCTTGAGGGGCGGTATGACTACGATGGTGTGCTCGATATGGAGCTGGAGGGGCAGTCGATGGAGCTGGGGCAGGTGCGTGAGCTTCAGAGTCTGCCGATGGCGCTCAGCGGCCAGGCGCGCTTTCATCTCAAGGGGCGAGGCACCACCGAGGAGCCGATCTTCTCGGGGGGGGCTGAAGTCGAGGATCTGGCGCTGGACGGTCGGGTTTACGGGGATGTCGCCGCCGCGATTCATACCCTCGACGGAGTGGTGCATCTGGCCGGGGGGCTTCTTCCCTGGGTGTCGGTCTCTATGGAGCTTCCGCTCGACGGGGAGTCGCCTTATTACGCGCAGGTGGGCATGGAGGAACTCAACTTGATGGCCTTTATGCCGGAGCTTCGTGACAACGCGATGCTTGATGAGGCGCAGGCCACCGGGGTGAGCGAGGTCTTTATCGAGCGGGACTTCTCGCGCTATCAGGCGCTCTTCTACCTGACGCAGCTCCAGGTCGAGAGCCGCGAGCGCACCATCACCAACCGGGGGCCGGTGGCGGTGGGGTATAATAACGGGGAGCTGATTCAGTTTCAGCAGGCCACGCTGGGGAGCGGGGGGCGTTACTTCAATCTCACCGGCGGGGTGTTGCTCGACCCGCAACTTCTCGATGTTCGGGTGGAGGGAGAGGTTGACCTGGGCCTTCTGGAGAGCGTGCGGGCGGGGTTTCCGGAGTACTTCCCCGACTTTTTTGTGGAGGCCACCGGCAGCGCTCGGATGGACATGCGGGTGAGTGGTCCGCCGGAGAACGTGCTGGCCGAAGGGGTGATCGACTTCGGCCCGAGCGACTGGGATGTGCGTTTTTTGCCCGAGCCCATCGCCTTGCAGGGCGGGCAGATGATCTTCAGCGATCAGGGCATCGAGATCCCGCGGGATCGGCCGCTGGCCGGGGTCGTCATCGGGGGACAGACGCGGGTGGCGGGCACCATCGGGTACCTCTCCAACCAGCCGCGCACGCTCGATCTGCAGATGTGGAGTCATAATATGAGCTACCGCATCCCGGAGATGATGCAGCTGGCCTTTGATACCAATCTGCGTATGCAGGCCACCGACTGGCAGCGCTGGGAGACGTGGTTTGTCACCGGTGATTTAAACATCCTGGACGGGCTCTACACCCAGCGGGTGCGCATTGTGGAGCAACAGCTGGCCGGGCGCGTGCTGGGGGCGTTCAATCGGCGCGCGCAACGCTATGAGCAGAGCCTCTTTGAGATGATCCCGGCGCTCAATGATGTGCGCTTTGATATGAACGTGCGCGCCCGTGACGGCTTCCGGTTGCAGAGTCTTGTGGAGCGGCTGGAGCTGGATCTGGAGTTTCGATTCGACTTGAGGGTGCGCGACACTCTGGTGGCCCCGCGCATCACCGGCACCGTTGATGTCATCGACGGGGAGGTGGCGTTTCAGGGGGAGTCGTTCGAGGTGCGTTCGGGGACGGTGCGTTTTGATGATGATGTGGGCAACCCCTACCTGGACATTGTGGCCGGTGCCGATGTGCGCAATACCTGCCGGGAGTCGGACTTTCTCGATGAGCTCAGCTCGAATATGACGTTGAGCTCCAATCTCGACGCCACCGGTCAGGAGTATTATCACATCATCATGAACATCCGCGGGTATCTCGATAACCTGGATCTGCTTATGGAGAGCAACCCCTATGCGGATCAGCGCGATATTTTGAGTCTGCTGCTGACCGGGTGCACGGTCGATCAGCTCACCGCGTCGAGCGCCAGCCGCCCGACGCTGGAGATCGCGCTGGGGCCCCTGCTCGGGCGACTGGAGCGGGAGATTCAGGATGTGGTCAAGGTCGAGGAGTTCACGATCATGCCCGGTGTGGAGCGCACCCAGGTGCGCATTGGCGATACGTTGACCCGGCGGCTCTCCTGGCGTTTTCAGCTGGATACGGGCTTTGCCGACGCCACCGGCGGGCAGCTCTACCAGCTGGAGTATCGCTTGAGTGACCACTGGTCGACCGAGCTCAGCGAGCGCAGCCGTACGGAGACCAATCAGTTTTTGATCGACTTGAAGTTGCGCTACCGGCTGCCTTTGGACTGAGGGGGGCGGGCAAAAAGTGTCGGTGTGGCGTGTGGTCGGGGCATGAGCCCCGGCGACAGATGTGGGCCGGAGCGGGTGTGAGTGAGGTTGGTGGACAGGTTTGGCGAGGGGGCTGGCAGGGCGTAGTGCTGAGTGTGTTGCTCTGTGCTCTATGGCTGTCGACGATGCCCTGTGCCTATGCCCAGGAGAGCGAGGGGGGAGGTGGGCAGGCGGATCGGCCTGCGGTGCCCGAGCGGTCTCAACCTCTGGACGCAGCGGAGGCGCAGGCGCCTCCTTCGCAGACCTCTGCATCGGGGACCTTGCGCGGTGCCCCGGGCGGGGTGGGCGTGCCGGTGAGTCCGCTCAACCCCCTCACCGAGATCTATGAAGCGCGCGAGGCCCGGCGTGCGATCGATCAGGAGTTTGAGGGGCTTCCGATCGGGCGAGTGGCCTTTCGTTGCGATCTGGAGCTGTGCCAGCGTCCGCTGGGCGTGGATCGCTTCCGCGAGTTAAGCGGGCTCTATGTGGGGCAAACCTACAGCCCTCAGGCCATTGAGCGGGCGGAGCGCCGTTTGCTCAAAACCGGGTTCTTCTCGGCGGTCACCGTGGAGCGACGTCGGGTAGGCGCTTCGGTGTTCGTGGCGTTGGAGGCGCAGGGGGCAGTGCTGATTCGTCGGGTGGGCTTTGAGGGGCTTAACCCCCCGCCCTTTGAGACGGAACTTCGTAAGGTGCTGATGTACCGCCCGGGCCAGGTCTTTCTGGAGAGTGCAGAGCGGGCTCAGGCGCAGCTTGCGAGCCTTGCGGCGATCTTTGAGCGGGAGGGCTACTACGACACCGAGGTGCGCATGGTGGTCAACCCGGTGGAGGGGGAGCGCCACCTGGTGGATCTGGTGTTTGAGGTGGCACGCGGTCAGGAGCGTTCGATCTGCGAGATCGGCCTGCGCGGGGTGCGGGGGATGACCGCCGCCCGGGCTCAAGATCTGCTGTTGAGCGATGTCTCGGTGCTCTCGCGTCGCGTGCCGCTCCTGCTGCCGACGTACACCACCGAGACGGTGCGTCAGGGGCGCGACGCGCTGATCGCCGAATACCGCCGCCTGGGCTACTTCCGTGCCCGTGTGGTCGATCAGCAAGTCGAGGAGTATGGCGATGAGGGCTGCGTGCGTCTGCTCTTCGAGATGGACGAGGGGCCCTTCTGGGCGCTGAGCTTTGAAGGCAGCCGACTTTTTGATGATGCGACACTCACCGCCCAGCTGCCCTTTTTTGCGTCGGGCTATGTTGACGCCGATGAGATTCGGGCCGCAGAGAGCGCGATCCGTCAGCTCTACGAGACGCGAGGCTATCCCTTCGCGCGGGTGCAGGGCGAAGAGAGCGCCGAAGATCGTCTCAATCGTGCGCTGCGCTTTGAGATCGAGGAGGGGCCTCAAGTGCAGATCAATGAGGTGCGCATTCACGGGGCGCGGGCCTTTTCGGAGGCGGAGCTGCTCTCGGAGTTCGGTACCCAGGCCTTTGGCATCTTTGATACGGCGGGTTTTCTTCAGACCGACCGCCTGCTGGCCGACATGAGCGCACTGGAAGAGCGGATGCGGGCGCAAGGCTACCTGCAGGCGCTCTCGCCGATTTTCTTGCTGGAGGTCAATGACTCCGGTGCCGGGATGCGGGTGCGAGTGGAGGTGCGCCAGGGCCCGCAGACCCTTGTGGATCGGGTGGATCTTGAGGGCGCCCGGGCGCTGCCCGCGGGGACCCTGGAGGCGATGCTTTCGGTGAAGCCGCAGGATCCCTTTGTGCCGGTGAATGTGCGCGCCGACCAGTCGCGGATCTCGCAGTATTACGGCGCGATCGGCTATCCGCTGGCCAGGGTCACAACGACCTGCCGGCTGCTCACCGGGGAGGAGGTTCCCTGTGAGGCGCCGCAACTGCCGCAGACCTGTCGCGCGATGAGTTTTGCGGAGTTGGAGCGTGGCCGCTGTGAGTGGCGTGAGGGCGTGAACGCGGCGCTGGCCTGCGAGCGCGTGGAGCGCAGCCCGGTCTGCGAGTTCTCTGGCGGGGTGATGGCCGAGGCGGTGCGGGTGCAGCACACCATTGAGGAGGGCCCCCGGGTGCGCGTTGGCGAGGTGCTGCTTAAAGGCAACTTCCGCACGCGCTCCTCGGTGATCTACCGCGAATTGCCCCTGAGCACCGGGGACCGCTTCGATGTGCAAAAGCTCATCGAAGGCCAGGGCAATATGCGCCAGCTGGGGCTCTTTGATTCGGTGAGCATTGAAACCATCGGCCTGGAGAACGTCGACGCGGGGGCCGATGAGATCGAAGCGGCGCTGATCATCAGCGTGGAGGAGTCGCGGGCGCGCTTTGTGGAGTTTAGTGTGGGGCTGGAGGGGCGCGACTTGCTTGGCGATAGTCGACGGCTGCTTCTGACCGGTGAGGCGCAGTATACCGACAACAACCTCCTGGGCACCGGTCAGCGTTTTCGGCCCCGGCTGATCTCGGCGGTGGATACGCTGGAACTCGCGCAGCTTGCGCGTGCCGCCGGGGCTGGCGAGACCGGGGAGCGAGGGCTGGATTACCTCTTCGGGGCGGAGCTCATCTACAGTCACCCGCGCTTTTTAAAGAGCCAGACCGGCGTCGATAAGCTCTTTCTGACGATCACGCCCTTCTATCTGCTCGATCTGCTCGGGGTGACCAACGATCAGGTGCTGCGTGAGGAGTGGGGGCTCAGGCTGGAGCTGCGCAAGGAGCTTGAGGAGATCGCCGACCGGCTCTATCTGACCTTCGGAGTGGAGGCCAAGCAGGCGGCGACCTGGACGGCCAACGATCCGCGCATCGCCGGTGAGCGCATCTTCTCACCCAGGCGCGCCACCGCGAAGTTGTTGCCGGAGATCAACTTCGACCGCCGCGACAGCCCGCTCAATCCGCGCTCCGGATATTATGTGGAGGTTAAGCCGGAGCTGGTCAGTGGAGACGCCTTGAGCCAGGACGGCGAAGATCTCATCGGCGACAGCTACCTGCGCCTCTCGGCGGCTCTCAGCGCGTTTTTCAGTCTGGACGGGCGCGGGGATTACGTACTGGGGCAGGGGCTGCGCTACGGGCAGATCGTGCCCTTTGCCGAGCGCCAGAGCCTGGTGCCCCCCGATGAGCGCTTCTACCTGGGCGGGGTGGGCACGGTGCGCGGTTTCCCCACCAATGTGCTCGGGCCGGTGGGCGCGCGTCAGCAGCCGCTGGGCGGCGAGCTGACGATGAGCTATACCGCCGAGCTGCGCTACCCGCTGATCAAGGAATGGAGCGTGTACGGGGCAACGTTCTTCGACGCCGGGCTGCTCGTTGACTGCTTCGATGAGGCCGGTCGGCGCAGCTCCGCGCAGTGTTTTGCCAACGCCTTTCCCGATCAGGCGCCCCTCTCCCGGGTGCGCACGTCAGCCGGGCTGGGCCTGCGCTATGTGATCTTTGACCAGATTCCTCTGCTCTTTGACTACGGTGTGGTGCTCGATCGCCGCCCTGGAGAGGGCTTTGGGAGCCTGCACTTTAACCTCGGGTATTCGTTTTGAGTCGACAGAAGCGATGGGGCCACTCCGGGTGGCAGAGGGCGTTGTTGCCACTGATGGCGATGATGGTGATGGCGGCGGCGCTTCTGGGAAGTGCGCGTGAGGCCCAGGCCTACAACACGCCCTGGGGCAAGGGATTAAGCCGCCCGGAAGACCTGGTGATAAGCCTGGCGACCTTTAGCCCGGGCGATCAAATCCCACAGTGGTTCGGTCACACGGCACTCGTCGTGGAAGATCGCCGCTTTAACACCTCGCGCCTCTACAACTACGGGATGTTCTCGTTTGGCGACGGGATGTTGATGAACTTCGCGATGGGGCGACTGCTCTTCTGGGTGGCACCGGCCCCTGTGGCGCCGACCTACCAGTTTTATATCGCCGAAGATCGTGACGTGCGTGTGATCGAGCTCAACCTGCCACCGGAGACTCGGGCGGAGGTGGCGGCGTTTCTTGCCGATAACGTGCGCCCGGAGAACCGCGAGTACCTCTACCATCATTATGACGATAACTGCGCCACACGGGTGCGCGATATCATCGATCGCTCCGTCGGCGGGCAGTTCAACGATGCGTTCGACCAGGCCGATTCCCTGACCTTGCGAGGCCATACGCGGCGCCACTCCCAGCACCTTAAGCCGATGGACTGGCTCTTGATGTTCCTGATGAACAACGAGATCGACCGGCCCATCGCGGTCTGGGACGCGATGTTCTTGCCCGAAGTGCTTGAAGAGGCAGTGCTCGACTTTGAGTATGTCGATGAGGAGGGCAACACGCAGCCTCTGGCGCTTCGAACCCATCGGGTCTTTGAGTCGAGTCGCGCGCCCACGCCCGAGACGCCGGCGACGCACTGGCCCTTCTGGGCGGGCGTGGGCGTGCTTCTTGGCGCGCTGAGCACGCTGCTGGGCTGGCGAGCCTCACGCCACCCCGGCCGGCGCGGGCCCCGGGTGGTCTTCGGCCTGGTGTTGGGCGCGGTGGCCGGCGTGTTCGGGCTGGTGGGCACCGGCCTCTTTGTGATGGCGGCGATGACCGACCATACGGTGACCTACTGGAACCTCAACCTCCTGCTGGCCAACCCACTGACCCTGCTCGGGGCCTTCTTTGCGCTGCGGGTGGCATTCGGCAGCGAGGGCAGCCGTGGGGGACTTCGCCTGATCTGGCGCGCGCTCGCTGCGCTCGCGATCCTCGGGTTACTCGCTCAGCTGGTGGGACTTATCTGGCCGACGATCTTCCAGAATATGCTCCTGCCCCTCGCGCTGCTGCTCCCCTGGGTGTTGGGGGCTGCGGCCGGTGTGGAGCTTGCCTGCCGCAGACGCCAGGCTGCCTGAGATTGAGCGCGATGCGCCGGGGGAGCGCCCCCGGTCGAGCGTATCGCCGTGCGCCGTCTCAATGCCCGAAGACCTGCACCCAGTAGGTTGAAAAGGGTGCGCCGGACGCGCTGTCATAGAGGCCCACGCCGAGATAGCGCGCCCGGGGATTCATCAACACCCGGCAATGATCGTCGGAGTCCAGCCATCCCCGCACCAGGGACTCGCCGAGGCGAAAGGTCGCGGCGATGTTCTCACCTACGGGCTGCCCCCCAAAACCGGCGCGTTCGGCCCGCTCCACAAAGTCGCTGCCATCGCTTCCGGTGTGGCTGAGCGCGTCCATCGTCGCCAGATCGTGCGCGTGGGCGGTGGCCGCCATCGCCAGGGCTTCATCCGTCTCCACCGCTCCCACCGCCTCCATCCAGCCGTGCTCTCCGCAGTCCTGCGCGCGGGCGCGGGCGCGGTTGGTCGCCTCCACCACCTGCGCGATGCGCACCTCGCGCGGGGGGCGCTCCAGATCGTCGATCTCCCAGTGCTCCCCGGGATCACGGAGCGGATCGACCCCTTCAGCCGGAGGTACGCATCCCGCAAAGAGTGCCGCCCTTAAAATGCTAAAAAAATGTAACAAGGTGCGGGCGCGCCAAGGTTTTCGAACGACGTCTCGAAGTCATCATGGCGAGCTCTAGCTGGCGGGGGAGTGCAGCGGAAGATCGAGGATGAAGGTGGAGCCCTTGCCCAGTTCACTCGTCACGCGAACCTGACCACCGAGGCTCTCGGCGTAGGAGCGCACGATCCACAGCCCGAGCCCCATTCCCTTGGTCTGTCGCGAGGAAATCACCCGCTCAAAACGCTCAAAGATCCGCTCGCGGTCGCCCGGGGCGATGCCTTCTCCGCGGTCGATGACCTCGACGCAGGCACCGGAGGCGTCGCCGGAGACACGCACCTCAATGGGCTGGCCTCCGCCGTATTTGATGGCGTTGGAGACCAGGTTGGTCAGGATGTGGTCGAGGCGATCCAGGTCCCAGATGCCGTGCACGCCGTGCGGCGCGCTCAGGGTGAGCTGGCAGCCGGCGTCTTCGAGTGCCTGCGCAAAACGCGAGATCACATCGTAGGCCACCGCAGAAAGATCGCAGGGACCGAGCTCCGGGGTCATGCCACCATCGATGATGCGTGAGACGTTCATCAGCTGGTCGATGAGGCGGTCGAGGCGGTTGACCTGCCGGTCGACCGCGCCGAGGCGATCGACCACCATCTGCGGGGTGAAGCTCTCGGGGTCGCGGGTGGCAAAGCGCCTCAACATCTGGGCATGCAGCTTCAGCGTGCTCAAAGGGGTGCGCAGCTCGTGGGCGGCGATGGCGATGAAGGTGTCGCGGGCTTTGACGGCTTCGTCGAGCTCGGCGTTGGTCTTTTGAAGCGAGTGGTAAAGACGGGCCGTCTCCACTTTCATTGCGGCGTGGGAGGCGATCCACTCGATCAGCGCCAGATCGGTCTCGTTGTAGGCGGCCGTGGTGGTGTGGCGGCCCATTAAGAGGGCGCCGATGCAGTCACCCTCGGTGGTGACCATCGGCGCGGCGATCAGGCTGTGGATGTCGATCTCGAGATCGACGCTGGCTCCGGCGGGCAGGTGAGGCTCGAGCAGGCGCGGGTTCCAGCGCGGGCGAAAGTAATACTCGCGC encodes:
- a CDS encoding translocation/assembly module TamB domain-containing protein is translated as MALLDDIQFRVYRSYVKIPLVFFLPALMLMSLWALVYFGANQPASWRLVEGQLHRVLGGYIEFEYARLSPGLTRLRGYEARMLTPQREPVIEVPELRADLSALMLLGGRLEFEEAYVREPRVGLYFNEEGELNILRALGVDKREDDEEKGAPLSVGFSRVHLQDADFEFAETRFDFRVPDIVIDGGSVYVEPETVLISVDALDIARADFRFKPELFRFAQERGDWTFEVRDFSLRGWQWANQGFAVEEVVADIEGFGLRFGGTMSFPDEAIAGGGGMFYDAWGQLSAPYHSPLLHYFLQDNLHFDIERLDLEVTGSLEQIQGHGEVKAAVLEGNGLFFEDVEGRLQLNNRFVTTSDLRASFYEGDLEVYEAFFNILEQRFGAYARMNDVDPALVALDLKQDQPFLHGKMSGEAMLTGELPVGSEFDPERPYALLHAAHSRFLQVEVASQVRLVRDNDLLFPNRELVMERGSQVWLDAWRVGVPYARVRSGGDRLQMRGYIQDIASMRLAEYARPPRFWGTLADMAPYADYYGMGGLSGPASIDMTMAGFVGSPQLELELRMEEPGWRLDATNTLRGERLALDLKIAQGDVMITRGEFDSNFGTLRASGRVGWMAGPPEPGAPQPWPVWEQRARQPVDLDVEVRGLELGLLSGEIHPELMASGKLDAEVELGGALQGFAGSFDARWEGGSLRGQMVERARARGAFSPKGVVLERSWANFGPAGRLSLEGRYDYDGVLDMELEGQSMELGQVRELQSLPMALSGQARFHLKGRGTTEEPIFSGGAEVEDLALDGRVYGDVAAAIHTLDGVVHLAGGLLPWVSVSMELPLDGESPYYAQVGMEELNLMAFMPELRDNAMLDEAQATGVSEVFIERDFSRYQALFYLTQLQVESRERTITNRGPVAVGYNNGELIQFQQATLGSGGRYFNLTGGVLLDPQLLDVRVEGEVDLGLLESVRAGFPEYFPDFFVEATGSARMDMRVSGPPENVLAEGVIDFGPSDWDVRFLPEPIALQGGQMIFSDQGIEIPRDRPLAGVVIGGQTRVAGTIGYLSNQPRTLDLQMWSHNMSYRIPEMMQLAFDTNLRMQATDWQRWETWFVTGDLNILDGLYTQRVRIVEQQLAGRVLGAFNRRAQRYEQSLFEMIPALNDVRFDMNVRARDGFRLQSLVERLELDLEFRFDLRVRDTLVAPRITGTVDVIDGEVAFQGESFEVRSGTVRFDDDVGNPYLDIVAGADVRNTCRESDFLDELSSNMTLSSNLDATGQEYYHIIMNIRGYLDNLDLLMESNPYADQRDILSLLLTGCTVDQLTASSASRPTLEIALGPLLGRLEREIQDVVKVEEFTIMPGVERTQVRIGDTLTRRLSWRFQLDTGFADATGGQLYQLEYRLSDHWSTELSERSRTETNQFLIDLKLRYRLPLD
- a CDS encoding POTRA domain-containing protein is translated as MSEVGGQVWRGGWQGVVLSVLLCALWLSTMPCAYAQESEGGGGQADRPAVPERSQPLDAAEAQAPPSQTSASGTLRGAPGGVGVPVSPLNPLTEIYEAREARRAIDQEFEGLPIGRVAFRCDLELCQRPLGVDRFRELSGLYVGQTYSPQAIERAERRLLKTGFFSAVTVERRRVGASVFVALEAQGAVLIRRVGFEGLNPPPFETELRKVLMYRPGQVFLESAERAQAQLASLAAIFEREGYYDTEVRMVVNPVEGERHLVDLVFEVARGQERSICEIGLRGVRGMTAARAQDLLLSDVSVLSRRVPLLLPTYTTETVRQGRDALIAEYRRLGYFRARVVDQQVEEYGDEGCVRLLFEMDEGPFWALSFEGSRLFDDATLTAQLPFFASGYVDADEIRAAESAIRQLYETRGYPFARVQGEESAEDRLNRALRFEIEEGPQVQINEVRIHGARAFSEAELLSEFGTQAFGIFDTAGFLQTDRLLADMSALEERMRAQGYLQALSPIFLLEVNDSGAGMRVRVEVRQGPQTLVDRVDLEGARALPAGTLEAMLSVKPQDPFVPVNVRADQSRISQYYGAIGYPLARVTTTCRLLTGEEVPCEAPQLPQTCRAMSFAELERGRCEWREGVNAALACERVERSPVCEFSGGVMAEAVRVQHTIEEGPRVRVGEVLLKGNFRTRSSVIYRELPLSTGDRFDVQKLIEGQGNMRQLGLFDSVSIETIGLENVDAGADEIEAALIISVEESRARFVEFSVGLEGRDLLGDSRRLLLTGEAQYTDNNLLGTGQRFRPRLISAVDTLELAQLARAAGAGETGERGLDYLFGAELIYSHPRFLKSQTGVDKLFLTITPFYLLDLLGVTNDQVLREEWGLRLELRKELEEIADRLYLTFGVEAKQAATWTANDPRIAGERIFSPRRATAKLLPEINFDRRDSPLNPRSGYYVEVKPELVSGDALSQDGEDLIGDSYLRLSAALSAFFSLDGRGDYVLGQGLRYGQIVPFAERQSLVPPDERFYLGGVGTVRGFPTNVLGPVGARQQPLGGELTMSYTAELRYPLIKEWSVYGATFFDAGLLVDCFDEAGRRSSAQCFANAFPDQAPLSRVRTSAGLGLRYVIFDQIPLLFDYGVVLDRRPGEGFGSLHFNLGYSF
- a CDS encoding DUF4105 domain-containing protein, which gives rise to MSRQKRWGHSGWQRALLPLMAMMVMAAALLGSAREAQAYNTPWGKGLSRPEDLVISLATFSPGDQIPQWFGHTALVVEDRRFNTSRLYNYGMFSFGDGMLMNFAMGRLLFWVAPAPVAPTYQFYIAEDRDVRVIELNLPPETRAEVAAFLADNVRPENREYLYHHYDDNCATRVRDIIDRSVGGQFNDAFDQADSLTLRGHTRRHSQHLKPMDWLLMFLMNNEIDRPIAVWDAMFLPEVLEEAVLDFEYVDEEGNTQPLALRTHRVFESSRAPTPETPATHWPFWAGVGVLLGALSTLLGWRASRHPGRRGPRVVFGLVLGAVAGVFGLVGTGLFVMAAMTDHTVTYWNLNLLLANPLTLLGAFFALRVAFGSEGSRGGLRLIWRALAALAILGLLAQLVGLIWPTIFQNMLLPLALLLPWVLGAAAGVELACRRRQAA
- a CDS encoding CAP domain-containing protein translates to MLHFFSILRAALFAGCVPPAEGVDPLRDPGEHWEIDDLERPPREVRIAQVVEATNRARARAQDCGEHGWMEAVGAVETDEALAMAATAHAHDLATMDALSHTGSDGSDFVERAERAGFGGQPVGENIAATFRLGESLVRGWLDSDDHCRVLMNPRARYLGVGLYDSASGAPFSTYWVQVFGH
- a CDS encoding GAF domain-containing sensor histidine kinase — translated: MADHPSQTLEQGSEGLDDRSEELSERTEADAQIRFYRAMANTELDYGTVLRRLARATADVVFDLCIVYLVDEARGVFPAAAFHPNPDALAALHRAFSSGESRAGDGLIERIIARREYYFRPRWNPRLLEPHLPAGASVDLEIDIHSLIAAPMVTTEGDCIGALLMGRHTTTAAYNETDLALIEWIASHAAMKVETARLYHSLQKTNAELDEAVKARDTFIAIAAHELRTPLSTLKLHAQMLRRFATRDPESFTPQMVVDRLGAVDRQVNRLDRLIDQLMNVSRIIDGGMTPELGPCDLSAVAYDVISRFAQALEDAGCQLTLSAPHGVHGIWDLDRLDHILTNLVSNAIKYGGGQPIEVRVSGDASGACVEVIDRGEGIAPGDRERIFERFERVISSRQTKGMGLGLWIVRSYAESLGGQVRVTSELGKGSTFILDLPLHSPAS